One window of the Prionailurus bengalensis isolate Pbe53 chromosome E1, Fcat_Pben_1.1_paternal_pri, whole genome shotgun sequence genome contains the following:
- the BTBD17 gene encoding BTB/POZ domain-containing protein 17 — protein sequence MLRLGYAKPRSWASFWAILTLVGLATRAAQRADVGGESTGTSINHSQLLLQRLQELLRQGNASDVVLRVQAAGTDEVRVFHAHRLLLGLHSELFRELLSNQSEAVLQEPRDCAAVFDKFIRYLYCGELTVLLAQAIPLHRLATKYGVASLQRGVADYMRAHLAGGAGPAVGWYHYAVSTGDEALRQSCLQFLAWNLSAVAGSAEWGAVSPELLGQLLPRSDLVLQDELELFHALETWLGRARPPPAVAERALRAIRYPMIPPAQLFQLQARSAALARHGDAVADLLLQAYQFHAASPLHFAKFFDVNGSAFLPRNYLAPAWGAPWVINNPARDDRSTSFQTQLGPSGHDAGRRVTWNVLFSPRWLPVSLRPVYADAAGTALPAARPEDGRPRLVVTPASSGGDAAGVSFQKTVLVGARQHGRLLVRHAYSFHQSSEEAGDFLAHADLQRRNSEYLVENALHLHLIVKPVYHTLIRTPK from the exons ATGCTTCGGCTGGGCTATGCCAAGCCCCGGTCCTGGGCCAGCTTCTGGGCCATCCTGACCTTGGTGGGTCTGGCCACTCGAGCAG CTCAGAGAGCCGATGTTGGCGGGGAATCCACGGGCACCTCCATCAACCACTCCCAGCTGCTGCTCCAACGCCTGCAAGAGCTTCTGCGGCAGGGCAATGCCAGCGATGTGGTCCTGCGGGTGCAGGCTGCGGGCACCGACGAGGTCCGGGTCTTCCACGCCCACCGCTTGCTGCTGGGCTTGCACAGTGAGCTGTTCCGGGAGCTGCTGAGTAACCAGAGTGAGGCGGTGCTTCAGGAGCCCCGGGACTGTGCTGCGGTCTTTGACAAGTTCATCAG GTACCTCTACTGCGGCGAGCTGACCGTGCTGCTGGCCCAGGCCATCCCCCTGCACAGGCTGGCCACCAAGTACGGCGTGGCGTCCCTGCAGCGCGGCGTGGCCGACTACATGCGCGCGCACCTGGCGGGCGGCGCGGGCCCGGCGGTGGGCTGGTACCACTACGCGGTGAGCACCGGGGACGAGGCCCTGCGCCAGAGCTGCCTGCAGTTCCTGGCCTGGAACCTGTCGGCCGTGGCGGGGAGCGCAGAGTGGGGCGCCGTGAGCCCCGAGCTGCTGGGGCAGCTCCTGCCGCGCTCGGACCTGGTGCTGCAGGACGAGCTGGAGCTGTTCCACGCGCTGGAGACGTGGCTGGGCCGCGCCCGGCCGCCCCCCGCCGTGGCCGAGCGCGCGCTGCGGGCCATCCGCTACCCCATGATCCCGCCCGCGCAACTGTTCCAGCTGCAGGCGCGCTCGGCCGCCCTGGCGCGCCACGGCGACGCGGTGGCCGACCTCCTGCTGCAGGCCTACCAGTTCCACGCCGCCTCGCCGCTACACTTCGCTAAGTTCTTCGACGTCAACGGCAGCGCCTTCCTGCCCCGCAACTACCTCGCGCCCGCCTGGGGCGCCCCGTGGGTCATCAACAACCCGGCCCGCGACGACCGCAGCACCAGCTTCCAGACGCAGCTGGGCCCGAGCGGCCACGACGCCGGCCGCCGGGTCACGTGGAACGTGCTCTTCTCGCCGCGCTGGCTGCCCGTCAGCCTGCGGCCCGTCTACGCGGACGCCGCGGGCACCGCGCTGCCGGCCGCGCGTCCAGAGGACGGCCGGCCGCGCCTGGTGGTCACGCCGGCCAGCAGCGGCGGTGACGCGGCGGGTGTGAGCTTCCAGAAGACCGTGCTGGTGGGGGCGCGCCAGCACGGCCGCCTGCTGGTGCGCCACGCCTACAGTTTCCACCAGAGCAGCGAGGAGGCCGGTGACTTCTTGGCGCACGCAGACCTGCAGCGGCGCAACTCCGAGTACCTGGTGGAGAACGCTCTGCACCTGCACCTCATCGTCAAGCCGGTCTACCACACCCTCATCCGGACCCCCAAGTAG